One part of the Ziziphus jujuba cultivar Dongzao chromosome 2, ASM3175591v1 genome encodes these proteins:
- the LOC107419063 gene encoding UDP-glycosyltransferase 89B2, with amino-acid sequence MSTSSDSSATFKETHILVYGQFSSSHFKPILDLTYRLLTRGLRVTVAVTTNNLHLLQPLVSTYPSSLQTFPLVYAENTDPSRDWLFANACTTYELHSPVLLQFFQTHPSPPVAIISDFFLGWTYELASKLGVPRLLFSPSPACALSVYYSLWRHLPKKEDANDAVSFPSVPNSPSFPFRQLPPYYLAYKDGDADSEFYRNCELGNMASWGVVFNSFAELEGVYIDRIEEEHGVGRVWAVGPLHQGTESVTTTSVESGGSKHGLLTWPDQRPNGSVIFVSFGSWVTLLDEQIKELALACQWGPRRTRGR; translated from the coding sequence ATGTCAACCTCCTCTGACTCCTCCGCCACCTTTAAAGAGACTCATATTTTGGTTTATGGTCAATTTAGTTCAAGCCACTTCAAGCCAATCCTAGACCTCACCTATCGGCTACTCACCCGTGGCCTCAGGGTCACCGTGGCTGTGACCACCAACAATCTTCATCTCCTCCAACCACTCGTCTCCACCTATCCATCTTCTCTCCAAACTTTTCCCCTCGTTTACGCCGAAAATACTGACCCCTCCCGAGACTGGCTATTCGCCAATGCTTGCACCACGTACGAGCTTCACTCGCCCGTGCTCCTTCAGTTTTTCCAAACCCATCCATCACCGCCCGTTGCCATTATTTCTGATTTCTTCCTCGGCTGGACTTACGAACTTGCTTCCAAGCTCGGCGTTCCGCGACTACTTTTCTCGCCGTCACCTGCTTGTGCTTTATCGGTTTACTATTCTCTGTGGCGTCACCTGCCAAAGAAGGAAGATGCCAACGACGCCGTTTCTTTTCCGAGTGTACCGAATTCTCCATCGTTTCCATTTCGCCAACTTCCTCCTTACTACCTAGCTTACAAGGACGGAGACGCTGATTCCGAGTTCTATAGAAACTGTGAGTTGGGGAACATGGCGAGTTGGGGAGTTGTGTTCAACTCGTTCGCTGAGTTGGAAGGTGTATACATCGACCGCATCGAGGAAGAACATGGCGTTGGTCGTGTTTGGGCGGTGGGACCCTTGCATCAAGGAACCGAATCAGTGACAACGACGTCAGTTGAAAGCGGCGGGTCAAAGCATGGGCTGCTGACGTGGCCTGACCAACGTCCAAACGGTTCCGTCATTTTCGTGTCGTTTGGGAGTTGGGTGACGCTTCTTGATGAGCAAATCAAGGAATTGGCTTTGGCGTGTCAATGGGGTCCGCGTAGGACACGTGGGAGGTGA